One Panicum virgatum strain AP13 chromosome 3N, P.virgatum_v5, whole genome shotgun sequence DNA segment encodes these proteins:
- the LOC120664043 gene encoding myb-related protein MYBAS1-like isoform X1 — protein sequence MFMFGRNKKLDGQHQQQITGCGGAAPAAAMRKGPWTEEEDAQLVRFVRLFGERRWDFLAKVSGLRRTGKSCRLRWVNYLHPDLRRGRITADEERLIVQLHAQWGSRWSRIARSLPGRTDNEIKNFWRTRTRKKALEERQHSSGSNKTAASPLSSMTTASCCPGSPNSGADTQSSSAAPSGDDSAIREGSGGDDAELEEASTATAAASQHEEPQEYCCTVDQLWTEIAAADAAASYVLDGWGSGHCYYSAAAEPPPMPSSPVWEYSSDYSLWRIDDEEYYREMLDAS from the exons ATGTTCATGTTCGGCAGGAACAAGAAGCTGGATGGCCAACACCAGCAGCAGATCACcggatgcggcggcgcggcgccggcggcggcgatgaggaAGGGCCCCtggacggaggaggaggacgcgcaGCTGGTACGGTTCGTCCGCCTGTTCGGCGAACGCCGATGGGATTTCTTAGCAAAGGTGTCAG GTCTGAGGCGCACCGGCAAGAGCTGCCGCCTCCGGTGGGTCAACTACCTCCACCCggacctccgccgcggccgcatcACCGCCGACGAGGAGCGCCTCATCGTCCAGCTCCACGCGCAGTGGGGCAGCAGGTGGTCGCGCATCGCCAGGAGCCTCCCCGGCCGCACCGACAACGAGATCAAGAACTTCTGGAGGACGCGCACCAGGAAGAAGGCGCTCGAGGAGAGGCAGCACAGCAGCGGCAGCAACAAGACGGCGGCGTCGCCTCTTTCCTCTATGACGACGGCCTCCTGCTGCCCGGGCTCTCCGAACAGCGGCGCCGACACGCAGTCCTCGTCGGCTGCGCCGTCCGGCGACGATTCAGCGATCCGtgaaggcagcggcggcgacgacgccgaACTCGAGGAGGCGTCgacggccaccgccgcggcgagcCAGCACGAGGAGCCGCAGGAGTACTGCTGCACAGTGGACCAGCTGTGGACCGAGATCGCGGCAGCCGATGCGGCGGCGAGCTACGTGCTCGACGGCTGGGGATCTGGCCATTGCTATTATAGCGCTGCCGCTGAGCCACCGCCGATGCCGTCGTCGCCGGTGTGGGAGTACAGCTCGGATTATTCGCTCTGGAGGATCGATGACGAAGAATACTACAGGGAGATGCTCGACgcctcctga
- the LOC120664043 gene encoding myb-related protein MYBAS1-like isoform X2, translated as MRRRGAGGGDEEGPLDGGGGRAAGLRRTGKSCRLRWVNYLHPDLRRGRITADEERLIVQLHAQWGSRWSRIARSLPGRTDNEIKNFWRTRTRKKALEERQHSSGSNKTAASPLSSMTTASCCPGSPNSGADTQSSSAAPSGDDSAIREGSGGDDAELEEASTATAAASQHEEPQEYCCTVDQLWTEIAAADAAASYVLDGWGSGHCYYSAAAEPPPMPSSPVWEYSSDYSLWRIDDEEYYREMLDAS; from the exons atgcggcggcgcggcgccggcggcggcgatgaggaAGGGCCCCtggacggaggaggaggacgcgcaGCTG GTCTGAGGCGCACCGGCAAGAGCTGCCGCCTCCGGTGGGTCAACTACCTCCACCCggacctccgccgcggccgcatcACCGCCGACGAGGAGCGCCTCATCGTCCAGCTCCACGCGCAGTGGGGCAGCAGGTGGTCGCGCATCGCCAGGAGCCTCCCCGGCCGCACCGACAACGAGATCAAGAACTTCTGGAGGACGCGCACCAGGAAGAAGGCGCTCGAGGAGAGGCAGCACAGCAGCGGCAGCAACAAGACGGCGGCGTCGCCTCTTTCCTCTATGACGACGGCCTCCTGCTGCCCGGGCTCTCCGAACAGCGGCGCCGACACGCAGTCCTCGTCGGCTGCGCCGTCCGGCGACGATTCAGCGATCCGtgaaggcagcggcggcgacgacgccgaACTCGAGGAGGCGTCgacggccaccgccgcggcgagcCAGCACGAGGAGCCGCAGGAGTACTGCTGCACAGTGGACCAGCTGTGGACCGAGATCGCGGCAGCCGATGCGGCGGCGAGCTACGTGCTCGACGGCTGGGGATCTGGCCATTGCTATTATAGCGCTGCCGCTGAGCCACCGCCGATGCCGTCGTCGCCGGTGTGGGAGTACAGCTCGGATTATTCGCTCTGGAGGATCGATGACGAAGAATACTACAGGGAGATGCTCGACgcctcctga